Proteins from a single region of Stutzerimonas stutzeri:
- a CDS encoding KilA-N domain-containing protein translates to MKAKLQVLEQDIATYARDGFEYICITDIARYENMERTDDLIRNWLRNRNTIEFLGIWEQLNNSSFKPVEFDGFRKQAGLNSFTLTPKQWIEQTAAIGLISKAGRYGGTFAQKDIAFEFASWISVEFKLYLIKEFQRLKEQEFQQLGWDIRRNLAKVNYLIHTDAIRENLIPDQLSAQQMALIYASEADLLNVTLFGVTAKEWRDANPALKGNIRDHANVHQLVCLANLESMNAHFIEQGMVQSERMVRLNELAIRQMRVLIDKGLPSLSSAGEGS, encoded by the coding sequence ATGAAAGCCAAGCTACAGGTGCTCGAGCAGGACATCGCGACCTATGCCAGGGATGGCTTCGAATACATTTGCATCACCGATATCGCCCGCTACGAGAATATGGAGCGAACCGACGACCTGATTCGCAACTGGCTGCGCAATCGCAACACCATTGAGTTTCTGGGTATCTGGGAGCAGCTCAATAATTCGAGTTTTAAACCCGTCGAATTCGACGGGTTTAGAAAACAGGCTGGCCTCAACAGCTTCACCCTGACACCTAAGCAGTGGATCGAACAGACGGCGGCCATCGGTCTGATTTCCAAGGCCGGACGCTATGGCGGCACCTTCGCCCAGAAGGACATCGCTTTCGAGTTCGCCAGCTGGATTTCGGTGGAGTTCAAGCTGTACCTGATCAAGGAGTTCCAGCGCCTCAAAGAGCAGGAGTTCCAGCAGCTGGGCTGGGATATTCGGCGCAACCTGGCCAAGGTCAACTACCTGATCCACACCGACGCCATCCGCGAGAATCTGATTCCGGACCAGCTCAGCGCGCAGCAGATGGCCCTCATCTACGCCAGCGAGGCGGACTTGCTTAACGTCACCTTGTTTGGTGTCACCGCCAAGGAATGGCGCGATGCCAATCCGGCGCTCAAGGGCAATATCCGCGATCACGCCAACGTGCATCAGCTGGTATGCCTGGCCAACCTGGAATCGATGAACGCGCATTTCATCGAGCAGGGCATGGTGCAGTCTGAGCGGATGGTGAGGCTCAACGAACTGGCCATTCGGCAGATGCGTGTCCTGATCGACAAGGGCTTGCCGTCGCTTTCGTCGGCCGGTGAGGGCAGCTGA